The Elusimicrobiota bacterium sequence GGAAAAACCTTCATCCCGGTGTCGCGGGCGGCCGAGTGCGAGTTCATGAAAAAGATTTCCTTGGAAAAGGTTCTCTGGTCCCTGGAGGGGATGAAACATCGCATCACTGTTCCGGCGGAGATCGCCGATAAGGCGCGACGGGCGATTGAACGCATGGTGGCGATTCCGGGCTTATGATCACCCTGCTTTTCTTCGCCCGGCTGGCTGAACTGACCGGGGTTCGGCGGATGGAAACGATGGCGTCAAACACCCCTCAGGCGCTGGCGGACGCCCGCCCCGAGTGGGACTTTTTGAGAGATCGGAGCCTTCGCGTGGCCGTTAATCGCCGCTGGGCCCATTGGGACACGCCTCTGTCGGATGGGGACGAGGTGGCTTTCCTTCCCCCCTGGGCTTCCCCCTAATGGAAAAGGTCCCATTTTTTACGGCCGGTCCCATTGCGGCGGATGGGCTGGAAGAGCGCGCCCGGCACTCCGAACCCGGGGCCGTGGTTTCGTTTCAAGGGTGGTACGGCCGGACCGCACCGCCCGGGGCCCGATCACCGCTTTGGAGTTCGAGGCCTACGAGGCCATGGGCGAGGTGGAAATGGCCCGGATCTTCGAAGAGGTTCAAGTGAAATGGCCTGGCACTCATATGCTGTGGCAACACCGGCTCGGCCGTGTTCCAGTGGGGGAAACGAGCCTTTTCCTCGTGGTCAGCGCTCCCCAACAAGACGCCGCTTTTGCGGCCTGCCACTTCGCGTTGGAACAGATGAAATCCCGTGTTCCCCTGTGGAAAAAGGATATTTTTTTGGACGGCGCCTCCCGCTGGTCCTCTCATCATCGGGAAACCTTGCTGATTTC is a genomic window containing:
- a CDS encoding molybdenum cofactor biosynthesis protein MoaE — encoded protein: MVRPDRTARGPITALEFEAYEAMGEVEMARIFEEVQVKWPGTHMLWQHRLGRVPVGETSLFLVVSAPQQDAAFAACHFALEQMKSRVPLWKKDIFLDGASRWSSHHRETLLISDSVLTYPAS
- a CDS encoding MoaD/ThiS family protein, producing the protein MITLLFFARLAELTGVRRMETMASNTPQALADARPEWDFLRDRSLRVAVNRRWAHWDTPLSDGDEVAFLPPWASP